Proteins co-encoded in one Candidatus Hydrogenedentota bacterium genomic window:
- a CDS encoding gamma-glutamylcyclotransferase has translation MNHLVFAYGTLLISGVQEAVLGRAIPGRPDRLRGYRKTTLQDGTDSFPNLAPEADGRVDGRVIEVTQDELNRIDMYEGDLYARHRVTLESGTEAWVYYS, from the coding sequence ATGAACCATCTTGTGTTTGCGTATGGCACATTGTTGATTTCGGGCGTGCAGGAAGCCGTGCTGGGGCGCGCCATCCCGGGCAGGCCGGACCGATTGCGTGGGTATCGGAAGACCACGCTGCAAGACGGGACCGATTCGTTTCCCAATCTTGCGCCGGAGGCTGATGGCCGGGTCGATGGGCGCGTCATCGAAGTGACGCAGGACGAGTTGAACCGGATCGACATGTACGAGGGCGACTTGTACGCGCGGCACAGGGTCACACTCGAAAGCGGAACGGAGGCGTGGGTCTACTATTCGTAG
- a CDS encoding DUF4097 family beta strand repeat protein — protein sequence MMRVSTAALASMAVAMMAFADTAIDEVRTVGATGTVEVSNVKGRVDVAGWDRNEVRVSGTLGNNVERLEFTHEDDDTEVRVVLPKRGRVGETNLVIQIPVGNELVVDCISGSIEVRDIKADVELVTISGSVRVAGITGDVIAKSTSGSVRVENCSGDIEAKSTSGSVRLDNCKGDVEASSVSGSVRSINGSGDIQAESFSGSVEVDGDFGDVEGRSTSGSVHIKTVRETARASSVSGSIEISGVTPREIEGRSNSGSVSYTGGLAPDAKLRARTHSGSVRLNLPADVSARVHAQTFSGGINNNLGGPTAVKLEDGPGKTLDIKLGSGSASIDAQAFSGSVTLSPK from the coding sequence ATGATGCGGGTAAGCACGGCAGCGCTCGCTTCGATGGCGGTCGCGATGATGGCGTTTGCGGATACGGCGATTGACGAGGTCCGTACGGTCGGCGCAACGGGCACCGTCGAGGTGTCGAACGTGAAGGGGCGCGTCGACGTGGCGGGCTGGGACCGGAACGAGGTGCGCGTGTCGGGCACGCTGGGCAACAATGTCGAGCGGCTCGAATTCACGCACGAAGACGACGATACGGAAGTGCGCGTAGTGTTGCCGAAGCGCGGACGCGTCGGGGAAACGAACCTCGTGATTCAGATTCCCGTGGGCAACGAACTGGTTGTCGATTGTATCTCAGGGTCAATCGAGGTGCGCGACATCAAGGCCGATGTCGAATTAGTGACCATTAGCGGCAGCGTGCGCGTGGCGGGAATCACGGGCGACGTCATTGCGAAGAGTACGAGCGGCAGTGTCCGCGTCGAGAATTGTTCGGGCGACATTGAAGCGAAGAGCACGAGTGGCAGCGTCCGTCTCGACAACTGCAAGGGCGATGTCGAGGCATCGAGTGTGAGCGGCAGCGTCCGTTCGATAAACGGTTCGGGGGACATTCAGGCGGAAAGTTTCAGCGGCAGCGTCGAGGTGGATGGAGATTTCGGCGACGTGGAGGGGCGAAGCACCAGCGGCAGCGTGCACATCAAGACGGTCCGAGAAACGGCGCGGGCGTCGTCGGTCAGCGGCAGCATTGAGATTAGCGGCGTCACCCCGCGGGAGATCGAGGGCAGGTCGAATTCCGGCAGCGTTTCGTACACGGGCGGGCTTGCGCCGGACGCGAAGTTGCGGGCACGCACACACAGCGGGAGTGTTCGACTGAATTTGCCCGCCGACGTGTCGGCGCGTGTTCACGCGCAGACGTTTAGCGGCGGCATCAACAATAACCTCGGCGGGCCGACGGCAGTGAAGTTGGAGGACGGCCCCGGGAAAACGCTCGACATAAAGTTGGGTTCGGGTTCCGCGAGCATCGACGCGCAGGCGTTCAGCGGGAGCGTGACGCTGTCGCCGAAATAG
- a CDS encoding ATP-dependent Clp protease proteolytic subunit: protein MDTLRFDTPDGDDEEKEEKKKENGMLSHLLKTRTVVLTGQVDQEMAERVISQLVVLDTESHDPIKVFITSQGGHVDSGYAIHDVLRFVESEVFCIGAGWVASIAVPILLGARKKSNRLALPNTRFLLHQPSGGAGGQLQDIRIEAQEILKIREKINDLISKETGQKIEKVAQDSDRNFWMSAEEAMQYGLISRIVANAKDVK, encoded by the coding sequence ATGGACACCCTCAGGTTCGATACGCCGGACGGCGACGACGAAGAAAAGGAAGAAAAGAAAAAAGAAAACGGCATGCTCAGCCACCTGCTCAAGACGCGGACAGTCGTCCTCACCGGGCAGGTGGACCAGGAAATGGCCGAGCGCGTCATCTCTCAACTCGTCGTCCTCGATACGGAATCCCACGACCCCATCAAGGTCTTTATCACGTCCCAGGGCGGGCACGTCGACTCCGGTTACGCCATTCACGACGTACTGCGCTTCGTCGAGTCCGAGGTTTTCTGCATTGGCGCGGGCTGGGTCGCGAGCATCGCCGTCCCCATCCTCCTCGGTGCCCGCAAGAAGTCGAATCGCCTCGCCCTGCCCAACACCCGCTTCCTCCTCCACCAGCCCAGCGGCGGCGCCGGCGGCCAGTTGCAGGACATCCGCATCGAGGCCCAGGAAATCCTCAAAATCCGCGAGAAGATCAACGATCTTATCTCGAAGGAAACCGGCCAAAAAATCGAGAAAGTCGCCCAGGACAGCGACCGCAATTTCTGGATGTCCGCCGAGGAAGCGATGCAATACGGCCTCATCTCCCGCATCGTTGCCAACGCGAAGGACGTAAAGTAA